Proteins encoded together in one Mastacembelus armatus chromosome 15, fMasArm1.2, whole genome shotgun sequence window:
- the synpo2la gene encoding synaptopodin 2-like protein isoform X1: MVAEEVIITLSGGAPWGFRLQGGVEHQKPLQVAKVRKRSKACRAGLREADELVSINEQPCGTLSHAQAMNLIDSSPGILHIRVKRAPAGFQSVVLVTRAPSPRIDKEYRAALRAMSPTHPHHAPVREVHRSHSSLTSGLTSPPGSEAYYGETDSDADVAGYERQRRQKRRSPSNSNPGKPTGRASPEGGETSEMSGYDSAPDAQVYTTMVDGQGEAGDGEEGIPGVARREVIYQPPGPGLWSSQTSTETSSIISSADDQGPRDGGQEEDSGFLEPANVPLVSPERAKEALMLSSRSQLVPMVGPVNKPIDEELTTTYMEKAKQAKLNRGDTVQDKQVKEAKSKCRTIASLLTDAPNPHSKGVLMFKKRRQRSKKYTLTSFGSVDEDRPHDSQEEEDGVFPGSESEFDEDGFSSAPDPTWDSDYLDMLEKRATAGSEGRGDAAEDAPSPGLSDTAGKGAQLFEQQRKRAAEHAKKMETMQLQAPQKSQVQEQAQTYQLHPEMQPNVQSQQTILLGQELSQVSGPIAVGTHGVSSGYSAVSTARIEMSPPPAAPKPATASVTILTSPTSTAETPLPELPASNVLNRTARPFTPGFISIKAATAPVTFRPPVTKTAHSPASAAVVPPPFSTAAELAINTASVSSQLPPGPPLVLTPPSAVLQGPLVLTQEAPDVFYPPVISTSVETVQPSTPITTVPFTTVPPVPMPSVPPVPQAPMATVTVPPVSLIPGSLDPVAPVPPLQLPAAQPPVRQFSTAHVSQAPVVSQPEAVAPAHVPVPTSRTGILLEARRRSGKPKPMFNVPDVKKNSPNPELLSMVQNLDDRSTRHKYSQPLNEAFHGATEQDRNVETNVGRMPPPVAPKPRVIHESPQILQTGGKGAQLFARRQNRMGMYVVDTPSESPYQREVATHSTPESFNPSLSPSLPPQFKYSPNVRAPPPIGYNPLLAPSIPTGPQRNTSKPDNKGRRGQQKEGIKALDFMRRQPYQLNSAMFNYGGSATNLSAIPSYQVQRQQHGDYTTMVGSSLTSPKQVPVKTARVYEIKRFSTPTPMSAPTLAPKVIAPRSATTLGERLTHSSMTSPPPAAFLPSPIPVLTSAPFSAQTSASPPSQTAGLPTLPKFSTIPIPNPMLLATPTLYNPVSYTAGLQTAKQFQSAPELNILASLPPVKSNPIQAPKPRFVATRGGVQPHVWRPGAM, from the exons atgGTTGCAGAGGAGGTGATAATAACACTGTCTGGCGGAGCACCTTGGGGCTTTCGTCTTCAGGGAGGTGTGGAACATCAAAAACCACTCCAGGTGGCTAAG GTGCGTAAACGCAGTAAGGCATGCAGGGCTGGCCTGCGGGAGGCTGATGAACTGGTGTCAATCAATGAACAGCCATGTGGAACACTCTCTCACGCCCAGGCCATGAACCTCATTGACAGCTCTCCTGGAATATTACACATTCGTGTCAAAAG GGCGCCTGCTGGTTTTCAGTCTGTGGTGCTTGTGACGCGTGCCCCATCTCCCCGTATAGACAAGGAGTATCGTGCAGCTCTGCGTGCCATGTCACCAACCCATCCCCACCATGCACCTGTCCGTGAAGTCCACCGTAGTCACTCCTCTCTAACAAGTGGCTTGACATCTCCACCTGGTAGTGAGGCTTACTATGGCGAGACTGACAGTGATGCAGATGTGGCGGGCTATGAGAGACAGCGTCGACAAAAAAGGCGCAGCCCCAGCAACTCCAATCCAGGAAAACCAACAGGACGAGCCTCCCCTGAGGGCGGAGAAACATCAGAGATGAGTGGCTATGACAGCGCTCCAGATGCCCAAGTTTACACTACTATGGTGGATGGACAGGGTGAGGCTGGAGATGGAGAAGAGGGGATACCAGGGGTGGCAAGGAGGGAGGTGATTTACCAACCTCCTGGTCCAGGGTTGTGGTCCTCACAAACATCAACTGAGACATCCTCCATAATTTCCTCAGCAGATGACCAGGGCCCACGGGATGGAGGGCAAGAGGAGGATAGTGGCTTTCTAGAGCCAGCTAACGTACCACTCGTATCCCCTGAGAGGGCAAAGGAGGCTCTGATGCTGAGCTCCCGCAGCCAGCTTGTGCCCATGGTAGGTCCTGTGAATAAACCCATAGACGAGGAGCTTACAACTACGTACATGGAAAAGGCCAAGCAAGCAA AACTGAACCGAGGGGATACAGTGCAAGACAAGCAAGTAAAGGAAGCCAAAAGCAAGTGTAGAACAATTGCATCCCTACTGACTGATGCTCCCAACCCTCACTCCAAAGGGGTATTGATGTTCAAGAAGAGACGGCAACGCTCCAAGAAATACACTCTCACCAGCTTTGGTAGTGTAGATGAGGACAGGCCTCATGActcacaggaggaggaggatggggtATTCCCTGGCAGTGAATCTGAATTTGATGAAGATGGTTTTTCATCAGCTCCTGACCCAACCTGGGATAGTGACTATTTAGATATGCTAGAGAAGAGAGCAACTGCAGGCTCTGAAGGTCGTGGGGATGCGGCAGAGGATGCTCCAAGTCCTGGGTTGAGTGACACTGCAGGCAAAGGTGCTCAGTTGTttgagcagcagagaaagagagctgCTGAGCATGCCAAGAAGATGGAGACCATGCAACTTCAGGCTCCTCAGAAGTCTCAAGTCCAAGAACAGGCACAGACGTATCAGTTACATCCAGAGATGCAGCCAAACGTCCAGTCTCAGCAGACAATACTACTTGGGCAAGAACTTTCCCAGGTTTCAGGCCCAATTGCTGTTGGCACCCATGGTGTGTCTAGTGGGTACTCTGCAGTGAGCACAGCTAGAATAGAGATGTCACCTCCACCAGCGGCACCCAAACCAGCCACTGCCTCAGTGACTATTCTAACCAGTCCTACATCAACAGCTGAAACACCATTACCAGAACTGCCTGCTAGTAATGTTCTTAACAGAACAGCACGTCCTTTCACTCCTGGCTTCATCAGCATCAAAGCTGCAACTGCCCCGGTAACGTTCCGACCACCTGTCACAAAGACAGCCCACAGTCCGGCCTCAGCAGCTGTTGTGCCACCACCATTCTCCACTGCTGCTGAACTGGCTATTAATACTGCATCAGTATCATCACAACTACCCCCTGGTCCTCCATTAGTGCTCACACCACCATCAGCAGTACTTCAAGGTCCTTTGGTTCTGACACAAGAAGCTCCTGATGTGTTTTATCCTCCAGTCATCTCCACTTCTGTAGAGACAGTGCAACCATCAACACCAATAACTACTGTTCCATTTACAACTGTGCCCCCAGTGCCTATGCCTTCAGTGCCACCAGTTCCACAAGCTCCGATGGCTACAGTCACTGTTCCTCCTGTATCCCTAATTCCTGGTTCACTTGACCCAGTTGCTCCAGTGCCTCCGCTTCAACTACCAGCTGCTCAGCCACCTGTACGCCAGTTTTCCACAGCACATGTATCTCAAGCACCGGTGGTCTCTCAACCAGAAGCTGTAGCTCCAGCCCATGTTCCTGTTCCAACGAGTCGCACTGGAATCTTGCTTGAAGCTCGACGGCGTAGTGGCAAACCCAAACCAATGTTCAATGTGCCAGATGTCAAAAAGAACTCCCCCAACCCTGAGCTATTATCTATGGTGCAGAACCTGGATGACAGGTCTACCCGACACAAATACAGTCAACCACTCAATGAGGCTTTCCATGGTGCCACAGAGCAAGACAGGAATGTTGAGACCAATGTGGGGAGAATGCCTCCTCCTGTGGCACCCAAGCCTCGTGTTATCCATGAAAGCCCACAGATTCTTCAAACAGGAGGAAAGGGTGCCCAGCTGTTTGCTCGCAGACAGAACCGCATGGGTATGTACGTAGTGGATACCCCATCTGAATCCCCTTATCAGCGGGAAGTGGCGACACATAGTACACCAGAATCCTTTAACCCCTCCCTTAGTCCTTCCCTTCCCCCTCAGTTTAAATACTCCCCGAATGTCCGGGCCCCTCCACCCATTGGGTACAATCCACTGCTAGCCCCCTCTATCCCTACAGGCCCTCAGAGGAATACAAGTAAGCCAGACAACAAGGGCAGAAGAGGCCAACAAAAAGAGGGCATCAAAGCTCTAGATTTCATGAGAAGGCAGCCCTACCAGCTGAACTCTGCTATGTTCAACTATGGGGGTAGTGCAACTAATCTGTCAGCCATACCTTCTTACCAGGTCCAGAGGCAGCAGCACGGTGACTACACAACAATGGTGGGTAGCTCATTAACTTCACCTAAGCAGGTCCCTGTCAAAACAGCTCGCGTCTACGAGATCAAGCGATTCTCCACACCCACTCCCATGTCAGCGCCCACTCTGGCTCCCAAGGTCATTGCACCTCGCTCAGCCACTACCCTCGGAGAACGTTTGACACACTCCAGCATGACCTCCCCAcctcctgctgcttttctccCAAGTCCAATTCCTGTCTTGACGTCAGCACCTTTCAGTGCCCAAACATCAGCTTCACCTCCCTCTCAAACAGCTGGTTTACCCACCCTCCCCAAATTCTCTACCATACCTATTCCAAACCCTATGCTACTTGCAACCCCTACACTTTACAACCCAGTATCATACACTGCTGGTCTCCAGACAGCCAAGCAGTTCCAGAGTGCTCCTGAGCTCAATATCCTTGCCTCTTTGCCCCCAGTCAAATCTAATCCAATTCAGGCACCCAAACCACGTTTTGTTGCTACCAGGGGAGGAGTTCAGCCCCATGTCTGGAGGCCAGGGGCAATGTGA
- the synpo2la gene encoding synaptopodin 2-like protein isoform X2: MVAEEVIITLSGGAPWGFRLQGGVEHQKPLQVAKVRKRSKACRAGLREADELVSINEQPCGTLSHAQAMNLIDSSPGILHIRVKRAPAGFQSVVLVTRAPSPRIDKEYRAALRAMSPTHPHHAPVREVHRSHSSLTSGLTSPPGSEAYYGETDSDADVAGYERQRRQKRRSPSNSNPGKPTGRASPEGGETSEMSGYDSAPDAQVYTTMVDGQADDQGPRDGGQEEDSGFLEPANVPLVSPERAKEALMLSSRSQLVPMVGPVNKPIDEELTTTYMEKAKQAKLNRGDTVQDKQVKEAKSKCRTIASLLTDAPNPHSKGVLMFKKRRQRSKKYTLTSFGSVDEDRPHDSQEEEDGVFPGSESEFDEDGFSSAPDPTWDSDYLDMLEKRATAGSEGRGDAAEDAPSPGLSDTAGKGAQLFEQQRKRAAEHAKKMETMQLQAPQKSQVQEQAQTYQLHPEMQPNVQSQQTILLGQELSQVSGPIAVGTHGVSSGYSAVSTARIEMSPPPAAPKPATASVTILTSPTSTAETPLPELPASNVLNRTARPFTPGFISIKAATAPVTFRPPVTKTAHSPASAAVVPPPFSTAAELAINTASVSSQLPPGPPLVLTPPSAVLQGPLVLTQEAPDVFYPPVISTSVETVQPSTPITTVPFTTVPPVPMPSVPPVPQAPMATVTVPPVSLIPGSLDPVAPVPPLQLPAAQPPVRQFSTAHVSQAPVVSQPEAVAPAHVPVPTSRTGILLEARRRSGKPKPMFNVPDVKKNSPNPELLSMVQNLDDRSTRHKYSQPLNEAFHGATEQDRNVETNVGRMPPPVAPKPRVIHESPQILQTGGKGAQLFARRQNRMGMYVVDTPSESPYQREVATHSTPESFNPSLSPSLPPQFKYSPNVRAPPPIGYNPLLAPSIPTGPQRNTSKPDNKGRRGQQKEGIKALDFMRRQPYQLNSAMFNYGGSATNLSAIPSYQVQRQQHGDYTTMVGSSLTSPKQVPVKTARVYEIKRFSTPTPMSAPTLAPKVIAPRSATTLGERLTHSSMTSPPPAAFLPSPIPVLTSAPFSAQTSASPPSQTAGLPTLPKFSTIPIPNPMLLATPTLYNPVSYTAGLQTAKQFQSAPELNILASLPPVKSNPIQAPKPRFVATRGGVQPHVWRPGAM, translated from the exons atgGTTGCAGAGGAGGTGATAATAACACTGTCTGGCGGAGCACCTTGGGGCTTTCGTCTTCAGGGAGGTGTGGAACATCAAAAACCACTCCAGGTGGCTAAG GTGCGTAAACGCAGTAAGGCATGCAGGGCTGGCCTGCGGGAGGCTGATGAACTGGTGTCAATCAATGAACAGCCATGTGGAACACTCTCTCACGCCCAGGCCATGAACCTCATTGACAGCTCTCCTGGAATATTACACATTCGTGTCAAAAG GGCGCCTGCTGGTTTTCAGTCTGTGGTGCTTGTGACGCGTGCCCCATCTCCCCGTATAGACAAGGAGTATCGTGCAGCTCTGCGTGCCATGTCACCAACCCATCCCCACCATGCACCTGTCCGTGAAGTCCACCGTAGTCACTCCTCTCTAACAAGTGGCTTGACATCTCCACCTGGTAGTGAGGCTTACTATGGCGAGACTGACAGTGATGCAGATGTGGCGGGCTATGAGAGACAGCGTCGACAAAAAAGGCGCAGCCCCAGCAACTCCAATCCAGGAAAACCAACAGGACGAGCCTCCCCTGAGGGCGGAGAAACATCAGAGATGAGTGGCTATGACAGCGCTCCAGATGCCCAAGTTTACACTACTATGGTGGATGGACAGG CAGATGACCAGGGCCCACGGGATGGAGGGCAAGAGGAGGATAGTGGCTTTCTAGAGCCAGCTAACGTACCACTCGTATCCCCTGAGAGGGCAAAGGAGGCTCTGATGCTGAGCTCCCGCAGCCAGCTTGTGCCCATGGTAGGTCCTGTGAATAAACCCATAGACGAGGAGCTTACAACTACGTACATGGAAAAGGCCAAGCAAGCAA AACTGAACCGAGGGGATACAGTGCAAGACAAGCAAGTAAAGGAAGCCAAAAGCAAGTGTAGAACAATTGCATCCCTACTGACTGATGCTCCCAACCCTCACTCCAAAGGGGTATTGATGTTCAAGAAGAGACGGCAACGCTCCAAGAAATACACTCTCACCAGCTTTGGTAGTGTAGATGAGGACAGGCCTCATGActcacaggaggaggaggatggggtATTCCCTGGCAGTGAATCTGAATTTGATGAAGATGGTTTTTCATCAGCTCCTGACCCAACCTGGGATAGTGACTATTTAGATATGCTAGAGAAGAGAGCAACTGCAGGCTCTGAAGGTCGTGGGGATGCGGCAGAGGATGCTCCAAGTCCTGGGTTGAGTGACACTGCAGGCAAAGGTGCTCAGTTGTttgagcagcagagaaagagagctgCTGAGCATGCCAAGAAGATGGAGACCATGCAACTTCAGGCTCCTCAGAAGTCTCAAGTCCAAGAACAGGCACAGACGTATCAGTTACATCCAGAGATGCAGCCAAACGTCCAGTCTCAGCAGACAATACTACTTGGGCAAGAACTTTCCCAGGTTTCAGGCCCAATTGCTGTTGGCACCCATGGTGTGTCTAGTGGGTACTCTGCAGTGAGCACAGCTAGAATAGAGATGTCACCTCCACCAGCGGCACCCAAACCAGCCACTGCCTCAGTGACTATTCTAACCAGTCCTACATCAACAGCTGAAACACCATTACCAGAACTGCCTGCTAGTAATGTTCTTAACAGAACAGCACGTCCTTTCACTCCTGGCTTCATCAGCATCAAAGCTGCAACTGCCCCGGTAACGTTCCGACCACCTGTCACAAAGACAGCCCACAGTCCGGCCTCAGCAGCTGTTGTGCCACCACCATTCTCCACTGCTGCTGAACTGGCTATTAATACTGCATCAGTATCATCACAACTACCCCCTGGTCCTCCATTAGTGCTCACACCACCATCAGCAGTACTTCAAGGTCCTTTGGTTCTGACACAAGAAGCTCCTGATGTGTTTTATCCTCCAGTCATCTCCACTTCTGTAGAGACAGTGCAACCATCAACACCAATAACTACTGTTCCATTTACAACTGTGCCCCCAGTGCCTATGCCTTCAGTGCCACCAGTTCCACAAGCTCCGATGGCTACAGTCACTGTTCCTCCTGTATCCCTAATTCCTGGTTCACTTGACCCAGTTGCTCCAGTGCCTCCGCTTCAACTACCAGCTGCTCAGCCACCTGTACGCCAGTTTTCCACAGCACATGTATCTCAAGCACCGGTGGTCTCTCAACCAGAAGCTGTAGCTCCAGCCCATGTTCCTGTTCCAACGAGTCGCACTGGAATCTTGCTTGAAGCTCGACGGCGTAGTGGCAAACCCAAACCAATGTTCAATGTGCCAGATGTCAAAAAGAACTCCCCCAACCCTGAGCTATTATCTATGGTGCAGAACCTGGATGACAGGTCTACCCGACACAAATACAGTCAACCACTCAATGAGGCTTTCCATGGTGCCACAGAGCAAGACAGGAATGTTGAGACCAATGTGGGGAGAATGCCTCCTCCTGTGGCACCCAAGCCTCGTGTTATCCATGAAAGCCCACAGATTCTTCAAACAGGAGGAAAGGGTGCCCAGCTGTTTGCTCGCAGACAGAACCGCATGGGTATGTACGTAGTGGATACCCCATCTGAATCCCCTTATCAGCGGGAAGTGGCGACACATAGTACACCAGAATCCTTTAACCCCTCCCTTAGTCCTTCCCTTCCCCCTCAGTTTAAATACTCCCCGAATGTCCGGGCCCCTCCACCCATTGGGTACAATCCACTGCTAGCCCCCTCTATCCCTACAGGCCCTCAGAGGAATACAAGTAAGCCAGACAACAAGGGCAGAAGAGGCCAACAAAAAGAGGGCATCAAAGCTCTAGATTTCATGAGAAGGCAGCCCTACCAGCTGAACTCTGCTATGTTCAACTATGGGGGTAGTGCAACTAATCTGTCAGCCATACCTTCTTACCAGGTCCAGAGGCAGCAGCACGGTGACTACACAACAATGGTGGGTAGCTCATTAACTTCACCTAAGCAGGTCCCTGTCAAAACAGCTCGCGTCTACGAGATCAAGCGATTCTCCACACCCACTCCCATGTCAGCGCCCACTCTGGCTCCCAAGGTCATTGCACCTCGCTCAGCCACTACCCTCGGAGAACGTTTGACACACTCCAGCATGACCTCCCCAcctcctgctgcttttctccCAAGTCCAATTCCTGTCTTGACGTCAGCACCTTTCAGTGCCCAAACATCAGCTTCACCTCCCTCTCAAACAGCTGGTTTACCCACCCTCCCCAAATTCTCTACCATACCTATTCCAAACCCTATGCTACTTGCAACCCCTACACTTTACAACCCAGTATCATACACTGCTGGTCTCCAGACAGCCAAGCAGTTCCAGAGTGCTCCTGAGCTCAATATCCTTGCCTCTTTGCCCCCAGTCAAATCTAATCCAATTCAGGCACCCAAACCACGTTTTGTTGCTACCAGGGGAGGAGTTCAGCCCCATGTCTGGAGGCCAGGGGCAATGTGA
- the synpo2la gene encoding synaptopodin 2-like protein isoform X3, translating into MSPTHPHHAPVREVHRSHSSLTSGLTSPPGSEAYYGETDSDADVAGYERQRRQKRRSPSNSNPGKPTGRASPEGGETSEMSGYDSAPDAQVYTTMVDGQGEAGDGEEGIPGVARREVIYQPPGPGLWSSQTSTETSSIISSADDQGPRDGGQEEDSGFLEPANVPLVSPERAKEALMLSSRSQLVPMVGPVNKPIDEELTTTYMEKAKQAKLNRGDTVQDKQVKEAKSKCRTIASLLTDAPNPHSKGVLMFKKRRQRSKKYTLTSFGSVDEDRPHDSQEEEDGVFPGSESEFDEDGFSSAPDPTWDSDYLDMLEKRATAGSEGRGDAAEDAPSPGLSDTAGKGAQLFEQQRKRAAEHAKKMETMQLQAPQKSQVQEQAQTYQLHPEMQPNVQSQQTILLGQELSQVSGPIAVGTHGVSSGYSAVSTARIEMSPPPAAPKPATASVTILTSPTSTAETPLPELPASNVLNRTARPFTPGFISIKAATAPVTFRPPVTKTAHSPASAAVVPPPFSTAAELAINTASVSSQLPPGPPLVLTPPSAVLQGPLVLTQEAPDVFYPPVISTSVETVQPSTPITTVPFTTVPPVPMPSVPPVPQAPMATVTVPPVSLIPGSLDPVAPVPPLQLPAAQPPVRQFSTAHVSQAPVVSQPEAVAPAHVPVPTSRTGILLEARRRSGKPKPMFNVPDVKKNSPNPELLSMVQNLDDRSTRHKYSQPLNEAFHGATEQDRNVETNVGRMPPPVAPKPRVIHESPQILQTGGKGAQLFARRQNRMGMYVVDTPSESPYQREVATHSTPESFNPSLSPSLPPQFKYSPNVRAPPPIGYNPLLAPSIPTGPQRNTSKPDNKGRRGQQKEGIKALDFMRRQPYQLNSAMFNYGGSATNLSAIPSYQVQRQQHGDYTTMVGSSLTSPKQVPVKTARVYEIKRFSTPTPMSAPTLAPKVIAPRSATTLGERLTHSSMTSPPPAAFLPSPIPVLTSAPFSAQTSASPPSQTAGLPTLPKFSTIPIPNPMLLATPTLYNPVSYTAGLQTAKQFQSAPELNILASLPPVKSNPIQAPKPRFVATRGGVQPHVWRPGAM; encoded by the exons ATGTCACCAACCCATCCCCACCATGCACCTGTCCGTGAAGTCCACCGTAGTCACTCCTCTCTAACAAGTGGCTTGACATCTCCACCTGGTAGTGAGGCTTACTATGGCGAGACTGACAGTGATGCAGATGTGGCGGGCTATGAGAGACAGCGTCGACAAAAAAGGCGCAGCCCCAGCAACTCCAATCCAGGAAAACCAACAGGACGAGCCTCCCCTGAGGGCGGAGAAACATCAGAGATGAGTGGCTATGACAGCGCTCCAGATGCCCAAGTTTACACTACTATGGTGGATGGACAGGGTGAGGCTGGAGATGGAGAAGAGGGGATACCAGGGGTGGCAAGGAGGGAGGTGATTTACCAACCTCCTGGTCCAGGGTTGTGGTCCTCACAAACATCAACTGAGACATCCTCCATAATTTCCTCAGCAGATGACCAGGGCCCACGGGATGGAGGGCAAGAGGAGGATAGTGGCTTTCTAGAGCCAGCTAACGTACCACTCGTATCCCCTGAGAGGGCAAAGGAGGCTCTGATGCTGAGCTCCCGCAGCCAGCTTGTGCCCATGGTAGGTCCTGTGAATAAACCCATAGACGAGGAGCTTACAACTACGTACATGGAAAAGGCCAAGCAAGCAA AACTGAACCGAGGGGATACAGTGCAAGACAAGCAAGTAAAGGAAGCCAAAAGCAAGTGTAGAACAATTGCATCCCTACTGACTGATGCTCCCAACCCTCACTCCAAAGGGGTATTGATGTTCAAGAAGAGACGGCAACGCTCCAAGAAATACACTCTCACCAGCTTTGGTAGTGTAGATGAGGACAGGCCTCATGActcacaggaggaggaggatggggtATTCCCTGGCAGTGAATCTGAATTTGATGAAGATGGTTTTTCATCAGCTCCTGACCCAACCTGGGATAGTGACTATTTAGATATGCTAGAGAAGAGAGCAACTGCAGGCTCTGAAGGTCGTGGGGATGCGGCAGAGGATGCTCCAAGTCCTGGGTTGAGTGACACTGCAGGCAAAGGTGCTCAGTTGTttgagcagcagagaaagagagctgCTGAGCATGCCAAGAAGATGGAGACCATGCAACTTCAGGCTCCTCAGAAGTCTCAAGTCCAAGAACAGGCACAGACGTATCAGTTACATCCAGAGATGCAGCCAAACGTCCAGTCTCAGCAGACAATACTACTTGGGCAAGAACTTTCCCAGGTTTCAGGCCCAATTGCTGTTGGCACCCATGGTGTGTCTAGTGGGTACTCTGCAGTGAGCACAGCTAGAATAGAGATGTCACCTCCACCAGCGGCACCCAAACCAGCCACTGCCTCAGTGACTATTCTAACCAGTCCTACATCAACAGCTGAAACACCATTACCAGAACTGCCTGCTAGTAATGTTCTTAACAGAACAGCACGTCCTTTCACTCCTGGCTTCATCAGCATCAAAGCTGCAACTGCCCCGGTAACGTTCCGACCACCTGTCACAAAGACAGCCCACAGTCCGGCCTCAGCAGCTGTTGTGCCACCACCATTCTCCACTGCTGCTGAACTGGCTATTAATACTGCATCAGTATCATCACAACTACCCCCTGGTCCTCCATTAGTGCTCACACCACCATCAGCAGTACTTCAAGGTCCTTTGGTTCTGACACAAGAAGCTCCTGATGTGTTTTATCCTCCAGTCATCTCCACTTCTGTAGAGACAGTGCAACCATCAACACCAATAACTACTGTTCCATTTACAACTGTGCCCCCAGTGCCTATGCCTTCAGTGCCACCAGTTCCACAAGCTCCGATGGCTACAGTCACTGTTCCTCCTGTATCCCTAATTCCTGGTTCACTTGACCCAGTTGCTCCAGTGCCTCCGCTTCAACTACCAGCTGCTCAGCCACCTGTACGCCAGTTTTCCACAGCACATGTATCTCAAGCACCGGTGGTCTCTCAACCAGAAGCTGTAGCTCCAGCCCATGTTCCTGTTCCAACGAGTCGCACTGGAATCTTGCTTGAAGCTCGACGGCGTAGTGGCAAACCCAAACCAATGTTCAATGTGCCAGATGTCAAAAAGAACTCCCCCAACCCTGAGCTATTATCTATGGTGCAGAACCTGGATGACAGGTCTACCCGACACAAATACAGTCAACCACTCAATGAGGCTTTCCATGGTGCCACAGAGCAAGACAGGAATGTTGAGACCAATGTGGGGAGAATGCCTCCTCCTGTGGCACCCAAGCCTCGTGTTATCCATGAAAGCCCACAGATTCTTCAAACAGGAGGAAAGGGTGCCCAGCTGTTTGCTCGCAGACAGAACCGCATGGGTATGTACGTAGTGGATACCCCATCTGAATCCCCTTATCAGCGGGAAGTGGCGACACATAGTACACCAGAATCCTTTAACCCCTCCCTTAGTCCTTCCCTTCCCCCTCAGTTTAAATACTCCCCGAATGTCCGGGCCCCTCCACCCATTGGGTACAATCCACTGCTAGCCCCCTCTATCCCTACAGGCCCTCAGAGGAATACAAGTAAGCCAGACAACAAGGGCAGAAGAGGCCAACAAAAAGAGGGCATCAAAGCTCTAGATTTCATGAGAAGGCAGCCCTACCAGCTGAACTCTGCTATGTTCAACTATGGGGGTAGTGCAACTAATCTGTCAGCCATACCTTCTTACCAGGTCCAGAGGCAGCAGCACGGTGACTACACAACAATGGTGGGTAGCTCATTAACTTCACCTAAGCAGGTCCCTGTCAAAACAGCTCGCGTCTACGAGATCAAGCGATTCTCCACACCCACTCCCATGTCAGCGCCCACTCTGGCTCCCAAGGTCATTGCACCTCGCTCAGCCACTACCCTCGGAGAACGTTTGACACACTCCAGCATGACCTCCCCAcctcctgctgcttttctccCAAGTCCAATTCCTGTCTTGACGTCAGCACCTTTCAGTGCCCAAACATCAGCTTCACCTCCCTCTCAAACAGCTGGTTTACCCACCCTCCCCAAATTCTCTACCATACCTATTCCAAACCCTATGCTACTTGCAACCCCTACACTTTACAACCCAGTATCATACACTGCTGGTCTCCAGACAGCCAAGCAGTTCCAGAGTGCTCCTGAGCTCAATATCCTTGCCTCTTTGCCCCCAGTCAAATCTAATCCAATTCAGGCACCCAAACCACGTTTTGTTGCTACCAGGGGAGGAGTTCAGCCCCATGTCTGGAGGCCAGGGGCAATGTGA